The Egicoccus sp. AB-alg2 genome window below encodes:
- a CDS encoding FAD-binding oxidoreductase codes for MAGTALRRRLIWQIATVITNRPVSDAARRVTLDVADWPGHRPGQHVDVRLTAPDGYQAQRSYSVASAPERPQVDLVVQRVAGGEVSPYLTDELRDGDQIELRGPIGGYFVWHSTSGGPVQLIAGGSGIAPFLAMLEHHEASGSTAALRLLYSARTPSAVIDAHRLDAHARRGVATTITLTRAASPDGVRRRRRVDAQLLADVVWPVPARPQIFVCGPTTFVESVANDLVGLGHTPASIRTERFG; via the coding sequence ATGGCGGGAACAGCGCTACGCCGGCGACTGATCTGGCAGATCGCCACCGTCATCACGAACCGGCCCGTCAGCGACGCGGCCAGGCGGGTGACGCTGGACGTCGCCGACTGGCCGGGCCATCGGCCGGGGCAGCACGTGGACGTCCGGCTGACGGCACCCGACGGGTATCAGGCGCAGCGCAGCTACTCCGTCGCATCGGCGCCAGAGCGCCCGCAGGTCGACCTGGTCGTCCAGCGAGTAGCCGGCGGGGAGGTCTCCCCGTACCTGACCGACGAGCTCCGCGATGGCGATCAGATCGAGTTGCGTGGACCGATCGGCGGGTACTTCGTCTGGCATTCGACCTCCGGCGGGCCGGTGCAGCTCATCGCGGGAGGTTCCGGCATCGCACCGTTCCTCGCCATGCTCGAGCATCACGAGGCGAGCGGCTCGACCGCTGCCCTCCGCCTGCTGTACTCCGCCCGCACGCCGTCGGCCGTCATCGATGCGCACAGGCTCGACGCCCACGCACGACGAGGCGTCGCCACCACGATCACCCTGACCCGTGCTGCCTCCCCGGACGGCGTCCGACGACGCCGGCGCGTCGACGCACAGCTTCTCGCAGACGTCGTTTGGCCCGTTCCCGCGCGACCGCAGATCTTCGTGTGTGGGCCGACCACGTTCGTGGAGTCGGTCGCGAACGACCTCGTCGGGCTCGGCCACACCCCCGCGTCGATCAGAACGGAACGCTTCGGCTGA
- a CDS encoding epoxide hydrolase family protein gives MSTTVDTATDIRPFRIDTSEEQIDDLRRRIATARWPTRELVPDRSQGVQRATLQALARYWTSDYDWHRCTTRLNALPQFTCEIDGVDIHFIHVRSPHEQALPLIMTHGWPGSVIELLHTIGPLTDPTAHGGRPEDAFHVVLPSLPGYGFSGEPTELGWESGRMARAWAELMNRLGYTHYVAQGGDVGATVTDAMGRQAPEGLLGIHVNLLAAAIALADQLPAQSGPERAAHAALTTFTTDGFGYFLEQSTRPQTIGYALLDSPLGLAAWMLDHDTDSYYKIARAFVDGEPVGNLTRDNVLDNVTLYWLTGTGASAARWYWEFGRSLAAAGAAGLAPPPVSVPVAFTTFPGEIWAAPRSWVETVYPELAYFNEVEMGGHFPAWEEPQLFTDELRSAFRPLRG, from the coding sequence ATGAGCACCACCGTCGACACCGCGACCGACATTCGGCCATTTCGCATCGACACCTCCGAGGAGCAGATCGACGACCTGCGCCGGCGCATCGCGACGGCGCGTTGGCCCACCCGGGAGCTCGTGCCTGATCGATCACAAGGTGTACAGCGAGCGACGCTACAGGCGCTCGCCCGCTACTGGACGAGCGACTACGACTGGCACCGGTGCACCACGAGGCTGAACGCACTCCCGCAATTCACGTGCGAGATCGACGGGGTCGACATCCACTTCATCCACGTCAGGTCACCGCATGAGCAGGCGCTCCCGCTGATCATGACGCATGGCTGGCCGGGCTCGGTCATCGAGCTGCTGCACACCATCGGCCCACTGACCGATCCGACGGCGCACGGCGGCCGCCCCGAGGACGCGTTCCACGTCGTGCTGCCGTCCCTGCCGGGTTACGGCTTCTCGGGCGAACCGACCGAGCTCGGCTGGGAGTCCGGCCGCATGGCACGCGCCTGGGCGGAACTGATGAACCGCCTCGGCTACACGCACTACGTCGCTCAGGGCGGTGACGTCGGCGCCACCGTCACCGACGCGATGGGCCGCCAAGCTCCCGAGGGGCTGCTCGGCATCCACGTGAACCTGCTCGCCGCGGCGATCGCCCTCGCGGACCAGCTGCCGGCGCAGTCCGGGCCGGAACGCGCCGCGCATGCCGCGCTCACCACGTTCACGACGGACGGCTTCGGCTACTTCCTGGAGCAGTCCACCCGCCCCCAGACGATCGGCTATGCCCTGCTGGACTCGCCACTCGGGCTGGCAGCCTGGATGCTCGATCACGACACGGACAGCTACTACAAGATCGCCCGTGCGTTCGTCGACGGTGAGCCCGTGGGCAACCTCACCAGGGACAACGTCCTCGACAACGTCACCTTGTACTGGCTGACGGGCACCGGTGCCTCGGCCGCCCGGTGGTACTGGGAATTCGGACGGTCCCTCGCCGCGGCCGGTGCGGCCGGGCTGGCCCCGCCGCCGGTCTCGGTCCCCGTCGCCTTCACGACCTTTCCCGGTGAGATCTGGGCGGCGCCGCGCAGCTGGGTCGAGACGGTCTACCCGGAGCTCGCCTACTTCAACGAGGTCGAGATGGGCGGTCACTTCCCCGCCTGGGAGGAACCACAGCTCTTCACCGACGAACTGCGGTCGGCGTTCCGGCCACTGCGTGGATGA
- a CDS encoding aldehyde dehydrogenase family protein has product MADVQELSSRIDGKPIEGGRTVELRNPADLDDLVARVSLGDADTFVRAAEAARAAQAAWAAVPAPIRGVAIGDLGRIIANNKEALARLVTREIGKPYTEALGEVQEVIDTCVFFASEGRRLYGQTVPSEMPDKQLFTFREPVGTMAVITAGNFPIAVPSWYLVPALVAGNAAVWKPAEYAPAIAEAFVRCIEAAGIPAGVVQLVVTDGQETAAGLERALEAGLLQKVGFTGSSTVGRDIAALCGRHLVTPTLELGGKNPLVVMPDADLDLAVEGALFSGFGTAGQRCTSLGVAIVHESVHDDFLRRFTAAVEGAPVGDPFQSVLYGPMISQKFADGFENWLEHIQPHHRTSGSQALGRITADNPREGFVGDPARGIFEHPVIVDGVTADDALYQNETFGPIVPVASFDDFDEAIALANGHGYGLSSAIYTRDPKSAFRFREQVSAGMVSVNNSTSGAEAHLPFGGNGKSGNGARQSGIWMLDQVTRWQSLNWDYSGKLQKAQMDVAEIEADLHFTI; this is encoded by the coding sequence ATGGCAGACGTGCAGGAACTGAGCTCACGCATCGACGGCAAGCCCATCGAGGGCGGCCGGACGGTGGAGCTGCGCAACCCGGCCGACCTCGACGACCTCGTCGCACGCGTGTCGCTGGGCGATGCCGACACCTTCGTGCGTGCGGCCGAGGCCGCCCGCGCGGCGCAGGCCGCCTGGGCCGCCGTGCCCGCGCCCATCCGCGGGGTCGCGATCGGCGACCTCGGCCGCATCATCGCCAACAACAAGGAGGCGTTGGCACGGCTGGTCACCCGCGAGATCGGCAAGCCCTACACCGAGGCGCTGGGCGAGGTGCAGGAGGTCATCGACACCTGCGTGTTCTTCGCCTCCGAGGGCCGGCGCCTGTACGGCCAGACCGTCCCCAGCGAGATGCCCGACAAGCAGCTGTTCACCTTCCGTGAGCCGGTCGGGACGATGGCCGTCATCACGGCCGGCAACTTCCCGATCGCGGTGCCGTCCTGGTATCTGGTCCCGGCCCTGGTGGCGGGCAACGCCGCCGTGTGGAAGCCGGCCGAGTACGCCCCGGCCATCGCCGAGGCGTTCGTGCGCTGCATCGAGGCGGCCGGCATCCCGGCCGGCGTCGTGCAGCTGGTGGTGACCGACGGGCAGGAGACCGCGGCCGGTCTCGAGCGGGCCCTGGAGGCCGGTCTGCTGCAGAAGGTCGGGTTCACCGGTTCGTCGACCGTCGGCCGCGACATCGCCGCCCTGTGCGGCCGGCACCTGGTCACCCCGACCCTGGAGCTCGGCGGCAAGAACCCGCTGGTCGTGATGCCCGACGCCGACCTGGACCTCGCCGTCGAGGGGGCGCTGTTCTCCGGCTTCGGCACGGCCGGCCAGCGCTGCACCTCGCTGGGTGTCGCCATCGTCCACGAGTCCGTCCACGACGACTTCCTGCGTCGCTTCACCGCGGCGGTCGAGGGGGCCCCGGTCGGCGACCCGTTCCAGTCGGTGCTCTACGGCCCGATGATCTCGCAGAAGTTCGCCGACGGGTTCGAGAACTGGCTCGAGCACATCCAGCCGCATCACCGCACGTCGGGCTCGCAGGCGCTCGGGCGCATCACGGCCGACAACCCGCGCGAGGGCTTCGTCGGCGACCCGGCGCGGGGCATCTTCGAGCACCCCGTCATCGTCGACGGCGTCACGGCCGACGACGCGCTCTACCAGAACGAGACGTTCGGGCCGATCGTGCCGGTGGCCAGCTTCGACGACTTCGACGAGGCCATCGCCCTCGCGAACGGACACGGCTACGGGCTGTCGTCGGCGATCTACACCCGCGACCCGAAGTCGGCCTTCCGGTTCCGCGAGCAGGTCTCGGCCGGCATGGTCAGCGTCAACAACTCCACCTCGGGTGCCGAGGCACACCTGCCCTTCGGCGGCAACGGCAAGTCCGGCAACGGCGCCCGGCAATCGGGCATCTGGATGCTGGACCAGGTGACCCGCTGGCAGAGCCTCAACTGGGACTACAGCGGCAAGCTGCAGAAGGCGCAGATGGACGTCGCCGAGATCGAGGCCGACCTCCACTTCACCATCTGA
- the lat gene encoding L-lysine 6-transaminase, with protein sequence MITPARVQDVLRDHLLVDGYDFVLDLDASAGSRLVDARTGTPYLDLFTFFASNALGMNHPAITDPQTQTALARAASHKPSNSDVYTVELAAFVDAFSRVLGDPALPYLFLVEGGGLAVENAIKTAFDWKSRFNEAAGRDPALGMQVLHLTGAFHGRTGYTMSLTNTDPNKVARFPKFAWPRIDTPALAFPLEANADANLAAEDVALRQARDAFTANAHDIACVLVEPIQGEGGDRHLSPRFLQELQALAHEHDALFVCDEVQTGVGLTGTAWAYQQLGLQPDVVAFGKKTHVCGIMAGGRLDEVPGHVFQTSSRINSTFGGGLSDIVRATVMLEAIEREGLVERAAKLGEVLLGRLHELAGRHRIVSGVRGRGLMCALDLPDADLRDAVTARMFTDEQVFLLGCGTNSVRFRPTLTVTEEDLEEGVAALDRVLTSLTA encoded by the coding sequence ATGATCACGCCGGCGCGCGTGCAGGACGTCCTGCGCGACCACCTGCTCGTCGACGGGTACGACTTCGTGCTCGACCTCGACGCCAGCGCCGGGTCGCGGCTGGTCGACGCCCGGACCGGGACCCCCTACCTCGACCTGTTCACGTTCTTCGCGTCCAACGCGCTGGGCATGAACCACCCGGCCATCACCGACCCGCAGACGCAGACCGCGCTGGCGCGCGCCGCCTCGCACAAGCCGTCCAACTCCGACGTGTACACCGTCGAGCTGGCTGCCTTCGTGGACGCGTTCTCGCGCGTGCTGGGCGACCCGGCGCTGCCGTACCTGTTCCTCGTCGAGGGGGGTGGGCTGGCAGTGGAGAACGCCATCAAGACGGCGTTCGACTGGAAGTCGCGCTTCAACGAGGCCGCTGGACGCGACCCGGCGCTCGGGATGCAGGTGCTGCACCTGACCGGTGCGTTCCACGGCCGCACCGGCTACACGATGAGCCTCACCAACACCGACCCCAACAAGGTCGCGCGGTTCCCGAAGTTCGCCTGGCCCCGCATCGACACGCCGGCCCTGGCCTTTCCGCTGGAGGCCAACGCCGACGCCAACCTCGCCGCCGAGGACGTCGCCCTCCGACAGGCCCGCGACGCCTTCACGGCCAACGCCCACGACATCGCCTGCGTGCTGGTGGAGCCGATCCAGGGGGAGGGCGGCGACCGCCACCTCTCACCCCGCTTCCTGCAGGAACTGCAGGCGCTGGCCCACGAGCACGACGCACTGTTCGTGTGCGACGAGGTGCAGACCGGCGTCGGACTCACCGGCACCGCCTGGGCCTACCAGCAACTGGGGCTGCAGCCCGACGTGGTGGCCTTCGGCAAGAAGACCCACGTGTGCGGGATCATGGCCGGCGGCCGCCTCGACGAGGTGCCCGGCCACGTGTTCCAGACCTCGTCGCGGATCAACTCGACCTTCGGCGGCGGGCTCAGCGACATCGTGCGCGCCACCGTCATGCTGGAGGCGATCGAGCGCGAGGGGCTGGTCGAGCGGGCCGCCAAACTCGGCGAGGTGCTGCTCGGCCGCCTGCACGAGCTGGCCGGCCGCCACCGGATCGTCAGCGGTGTCCGCGGTCGCGGGCTGATGTGCGCGCTGGACCTGCCCGACGCGGACTTGCGTGACGCCGTCACCGCGCGCATGTTCACGGACGAGCAGGTGTTCCTGCTCGGCTGCGGCACCAACAGCGTGCGGTTCCGCCCCACCCTCACCGTCACGGAGGAGGACCTGGAGGAGGGCGTCGCGGCCCTCGACCGGGTGCTGACCTCCCTGACCGCCTGA
- a CDS encoding small multi-drug export protein yields MTTLLTYLGVFVAAAIPWLEVLLVVPAGIVAGLPAVPVVVVAALGNAATLVPLVLAGDRLRAWWRRRRGAGDVAADDVQADGADGGPTAGGRGARARRVFDRYGLPGLAVLGPLLTGIHVAAVVALAAGAERRRTLLWLTAGLTVWAVLAAAATLLGLDTFVDRESLPRLPGT; encoded by the coding sequence ATGACGACCCTGTTGACCTACCTGGGCGTGTTCGTCGCGGCCGCCATCCCGTGGCTCGAGGTGCTGCTCGTGGTGCCGGCCGGGATCGTGGCCGGGCTGCCGGCCGTGCCGGTCGTGGTCGTGGCCGCACTCGGCAACGCCGCGACCCTGGTGCCGCTGGTGCTGGCCGGTGACCGGTTGCGGGCGTGGTGGCGCCGCCGGCGAGGCGCGGGCGACGTCGCGGCGGACGACGTTCAGGCCGACGGTGCGGACGGTGGGCCGACCGCCGGCGGCCGGGGTGCTCGCGCACGACGGGTCTTCGACCGCTACGGCCTGCCGGGCCTGGCGGTGCTCGGTCCGTTGCTCACCGGCATCCACGTCGCCGCCGTCGTCGCCCTGGCCGCCGGCGCCGAGCGTCGCCGCACGCTGCTGTGGCTGACCGCCGGCCTGACCGTGTGGGCCGTGCTGGCCGCCGCGGCGACGCTGCTGGGACTGGACACGTTCGTCGACCGCGAGTCGCTGCCTCGGTTGCCCGGCACCTGA
- a CDS encoding AAA family ATPase: MKLRGRDAEREALGRLLADVLAGHGGVAVIRGEAGVGKSALLGHVADRVTDWQVTRARGVEAEREFTYGGLHQLCAPLADGLERLPSPQRQALATVFGRVPGAPPEPFLVALATLTLFGDAAARRPLACIVDDVHWFDPASVRVLGFVARRLAADRVAVVCAARTGSGDDVLAGCPELVVRALQNGEARALLMDHVHGRLDAAVCERMVDESHANPGELLKLPRFTTVEELAGGFGLPNGRGLVERGEQSYTRRLLALSPETRLFLLAAAAEPVGDPVMVHRAAERLGIAMNAVAPALDAGLLELGQRVRFAHPLARSAAYHGADAADRCRVHRALAEVTDGEQDPDRRAWHRAHAVLGPDEQVAAELERSAQRAQHRAGLAAAAALLARAATLTVDPARRAVRALAAAEVKFEAGASDAALVLLSTVPRQHPDALPSVRAEQLDARIRSMCRGDIEASTRLLHAARCLEPLDAESARDAYLDAFAAGVRVGGGDGVRALRDVAEAARAAPDGAGGRRARDWLVDGLALRFTDGYTPAVPALQCALRAFRKAPSSGAGAAGPCLVAAVAHEVWDDQAWHSLAERAVQVARERGALAALPMALEVLADARLHSGRLDDAATLLDEAAAIREATGARTAHDGRLLLEAWRCDEPAMVPSLDAGSRDVSAAARGRLSGLAEYANAVLHNGLADHDTAYVSAQRACEHEQLGLFNWALSELVEAAVRTGRRDTAADANGHLETRVGAVTTEWALGMRARARALLSGSEAAESHYRESLERLGRCRVTLQRARTQLLYGEWLRRENRRLDARRELRAAFDYFDQVGAHGFAERARHELLATGEKIRKRGAGTRELTAQEEHVARLAAEGMTNSEIGGRLFLSPRTVEWHLRNVFGKLGVDSRRALRAHPDVLHGDVPSALDTRRRAMSTTGSRPA, translated from the coding sequence TTGAAGCTGCGCGGACGTGATGCCGAACGCGAAGCGCTCGGGCGGCTGCTGGCGGACGTCCTCGCCGGTCACGGCGGCGTGGCCGTCATCCGAGGGGAGGCCGGCGTCGGCAAGAGTGCGCTGCTCGGGCACGTGGCCGACCGCGTCACCGACTGGCAGGTCACCAGGGCCAGAGGGGTCGAGGCGGAGCGGGAGTTCACGTACGGCGGTCTCCACCAGCTGTGCGCACCGTTGGCGGATGGGCTCGAACGGCTGCCATCCCCGCAACGACAGGCGCTCGCGACCGTGTTCGGGCGAGTCCCCGGCGCACCGCCCGAGCCGTTCCTCGTCGCCCTGGCCACGCTGACGTTGTTCGGTGACGCCGCGGCGCGCCGACCGCTTGCCTGCATCGTCGACGACGTGCACTGGTTCGATCCAGCATCGGTGCGGGTGCTCGGCTTCGTGGCCCGCCGGCTCGCCGCGGACCGGGTCGCCGTCGTGTGTGCGGCCCGCACGGGTAGCGGGGACGACGTCCTCGCAGGGTGCCCCGAGCTGGTCGTCAGGGCGCTGCAGAACGGCGAGGCACGCGCACTCCTGATGGACCATGTGCACGGTCGTCTGGATGCCGCCGTGTGCGAGCGGATGGTCGACGAGAGCCACGCGAACCCGGGCGAACTCCTGAAGCTGCCGAGGTTCACGACGGTGGAGGAGTTGGCCGGCGGGTTCGGTCTCCCGAACGGTCGAGGCCTGGTCGAGCGGGGTGAGCAGAGCTACACGCGACGGCTGCTCGCCCTGTCCCCGGAGACTCGCCTGTTCCTCCTCGCCGCCGCGGCGGAGCCCGTTGGTGACCCGGTGATGGTCCACCGCGCCGCCGAACGTCTCGGCATCGCCATGAATGCCGTGGCACCGGCGCTGGACGCCGGGCTGCTGGAGTTGGGCCAGCGGGTGCGATTCGCGCATCCGCTCGCCCGGTCGGCCGCCTACCACGGCGCGGACGCCGCCGATCGTTGCCGGGTGCATCGCGCCCTGGCCGAGGTCACCGACGGCGAACAGGACCCCGACCGGCGCGCCTGGCACCGCGCGCACGCGGTGCTCGGTCCCGACGAGCAGGTCGCTGCGGAGCTCGAGCGTTCGGCCCAACGGGCCCAGCACCGCGCCGGTCTGGCGGCGGCCGCAGCGCTCCTCGCGCGGGCGGCCACGCTCACCGTGGATCCTGCGAGGCGGGCGGTGCGCGCGCTGGCCGCCGCGGAGGTAAAGTTCGAGGCCGGGGCCTCGGACGCCGCCCTCGTACTCCTCTCGACGGTGCCGAGGCAGCACCCGGACGCGCTCCCGAGCGTCCGCGCGGAACAACTCGACGCCCGTATCCGCTCCATGTGCCGCGGTGACATCGAGGCGTCGACGCGGCTGCTCCACGCCGCCCGATGTCTCGAGCCGTTGGACGCCGAGTCGGCGCGTGACGCCTACCTCGACGCGTTCGCAGCGGGCGTCCGTGTCGGAGGCGGTGACGGGGTGCGAGCCCTGCGTGACGTCGCGGAAGCCGCTCGCGCCGCGCCCGACGGTGCGGGTGGCCGTCGGGCACGGGACTGGCTCGTCGACGGCCTCGCGCTTCGCTTCACCGACGGCTACACGCCAGCGGTGCCAGCGCTGCAGTGCGCGCTGCGAGCCTTCCGGAAGGCGCCGTCGTCCGGAGCGGGGGCTGCCGGCCCCTGCCTCGTCGCCGCGGTCGCACACGAGGTCTGGGACGACCAGGCGTGGCATTCGCTGGCCGAACGCGCGGTGCAGGTCGCGCGCGAACGGGGCGCGCTCGCGGCGCTGCCGATGGCGCTCGAGGTCCTGGCCGACGCCCGGCTGCATTCCGGCCGGCTCGACGATGCGGCCACGCTCCTCGACGAGGCGGCGGCGATCCGGGAGGCCACCGGAGCGCGGACGGCCCATGACGGCCGGTTGCTCCTCGAGGCATGGCGTTGCGACGAACCGGCGATGGTGCCGAGTCTCGACGCCGGGTCCCGTGATGTGTCGGCCGCCGCCAGGGGACGGCTGTCCGGCCTTGCCGAGTATGCGAACGCCGTGCTCCACAACGGTCTCGCGGATCACGACACGGCGTACGTCTCGGCGCAGCGCGCATGCGAGCACGAGCAGCTCGGTCTCTTCAACTGGGCGCTCTCCGAGCTGGTGGAAGCCGCCGTCCGCACGGGGCGGCGAGACACCGCCGCTGATGCCAACGGTCATCTCGAGACACGCGTCGGGGCCGTGACCACGGAGTGGGCGTTGGGCATGAGGGCCCGGGCTCGCGCGCTGCTCAGCGGCTCCGAGGCGGCCGAGTCCCACTACCGGGAGTCGCTCGAGCGGCTCGGTCGCTGCCGCGTCACGCTGCAACGTGCCCGCACGCAGTTGCTGTACGGCGAGTGGCTCCGACGCGAGAACCGACGACTGGATGCGCGTCGAGAGTTGCGCGCCGCCTTCGACTACTTCGACCAGGTCGGCGCCCATGGCTTCGCCGAGCGGGCGCGGCACGAACTGCTCGCCACCGGGGAGAAGATTCGCAAGCGGGGTGCCGGGACGCGCGAACTCACGGCTCAGGAGGAGCACGTCGCCCGTCTCGCCGCCGAAGGCATGACGAACTCGGAGATCGGCGGCCGGCTCTTCCTCAGCCCCCGCACGGTCGAGTGGCACCTGCGCAATGTGTTCGGGAAGTTGGGCGTCGACTCCCGAAGGGCACTGAGAGCACACCCTGACGTGCTGCACGGCGACGTTCCATCAGCCCTGGATACGCGGCGCCGGGCGATGTCCACGACCGGCTCGCGTCCCGCATGA
- a CDS encoding NADPH-dependent FMN reductase, translating into MRSDGGVPRRTDPYPRHLTALVLSGSRRSKSLNTRLARLAARHLTVIGVEVTLATLAEFDAPNYDQDAEDASGVPESPARLRDLLASSDAFLIVSPEYNASMPGGLKNLVDWVSRYRPQPFHQQHGLLMSASPSMAGGNRGLWALRVPLEHLGARVYPDMFSLARAHEAFDDVGRLRDEGLTSFFESTIEGFVDLVEARTHYPSLKTAWIEFLGEPHSHATARIDAPSQPTPAAPRN; encoded by the coding sequence ATGCGAAGCGATGGGGGTGTCCCCCGCCGGACCGACCCGTACCCGCGTCACCTGACCGCCCTGGTGCTGTCCGGGTCCCGACGATCGAAGTCGCTCAACACACGGTTGGCGCGATTGGCAGCACGACATCTCACGGTCATCGGCGTCGAGGTCACACTGGCCACCCTGGCCGAGTTCGATGCGCCCAACTACGACCAGGATGCCGAAGACGCATCCGGCGTCCCGGAGTCGCCGGCGCGCTTGCGAGACCTGCTGGCGTCGTCCGACGCGTTCCTCATCGTGTCACCCGAGTACAACGCGTCGATGCCTGGCGGGCTGAAGAACCTCGTCGACTGGGTCTCCCGGTACCGGCCTCAGCCCTTCCACCAGCAGCACGGCCTGCTCATGTCCGCGTCGCCCTCGATGGCCGGCGGCAATCGCGGCCTGTGGGCCCTGCGTGTCCCGCTGGAGCACCTGGGAGCCCGGGTCTACCCCGACATGTTCTCGCTCGCTCGTGCGCACGAGGCGTTCGACGACGTCGGCCGACTCCGCGACGAGGGCCTCACGAGCTTCTTCGAGTCGACCATCGAGGGCTTCGTCGATCTGGTCGAAGCGAGGACGCACTACCCCTCGTTGAAGACCGCGTGGATCGAATTCCTGGGCGAGCCGCACAGCCACGCCACCGCTCGCATCGATGCACCATCGCAGCCGACCCCGGCCGCTCCGCGGAACTGA
- a CDS encoding molybdopterin-dependent oxidoreductase, with translation MALVSRRFTGRPHTRDGAGLLPPGQYDVGDDFPVLSAGPTPTTSLAEWDFLITGEVDGTRRWTWEEFQQLPREEVTADIHCVTKWSKFNTSWEGVSVDTLLDGVETAADFVLAFSDHDYTTNLPLADVTNGRAWVVDRYENEPLEPEHGGPARLLVPHLYFWKSAKWVRGLQLSSFDEPGFWETLGYHEYGDPWREQRYAGD, from the coding sequence GTGGCACTCGTCTCACGGAGATTCACGGGCCGTCCGCACACCCGAGACGGCGCCGGGCTGCTCCCGCCGGGTCAGTACGACGTCGGCGACGACTTCCCGGTCCTGTCGGCCGGTCCGACGCCGACGACCAGTCTGGCGGAGTGGGACTTCCTGATCACCGGCGAGGTCGACGGTACGCGGCGCTGGACGTGGGAGGAGTTCCAGCAGCTACCGCGGGAAGAGGTGACCGCCGACATCCACTGCGTCACGAAGTGGTCCAAGTTCAACACCTCGTGGGAAGGTGTGTCGGTCGACACCTTGCTGGACGGCGTCGAGACGGCCGCCGACTTCGTCCTGGCCTTCAGCGACCACGACTACACGACGAACCTCCCGCTGGCCGACGTGACCAACGGCCGGGCCTGGGTCGTCGACCGCTACGAGAACGAGCCCCTGGAGCCGGAACACGGTGGGCCGGCTCGGCTCCTCGTGCCGCACCTGTACTTCTGGAAGTCAGCCAAGTGGGTACGCGGCCTGCAGCTGTCGAGCTTCGACGAACCCGGCTTCTGGGAGACACTCGGATACCACGAATACGGTGACCCATGGCGGGAACAGCGCTACGCCGGCGACTGA
- a CDS encoding TetR/AcrR family transcriptional regulator, which yields MPRPSARLRLLKCAAEVVRRDGAGALTLDAVAEEAGASKGGVLYHFPTKAALVKALVDDVLDTFESEVDSRAAHDPRAGAWAHAYVDATFDVAVSQPDLAVALLFVTGPDGSLLHQCAARLDAWHRTLLADGLSPATGALVRYACDGWWTVGTLGAGEDREVTAALRQRLHAMIDDEVGP from the coding sequence TTGCCCCGCCCGAGTGCCCGCCTGCGCCTGCTGAAGTGCGCCGCCGAGGTCGTCCGCCGCGACGGCGCCGGCGCGCTGACCCTGGACGCCGTCGCGGAGGAAGCCGGCGCCAGCAAGGGAGGCGTCCTGTACCACTTCCCCACCAAGGCCGCCCTGGTCAAGGCGCTCGTCGACGACGTGCTCGACACGTTCGAGTCCGAGGTGGACAGCCGTGCCGCCCACGACCCGCGGGCCGGCGCCTGGGCGCACGCCTACGTCGACGCGACCTTCGACGTGGCCGTCTCCCAGCCGGACCTGGCCGTGGCGTTGCTGTTCGTCACCGGCCCGGACGGCAGCCTGCTGCACCAGTGCGCCGCCCGGCTGGACGCGTGGCACCGCACCCTGTTGGCCGACGGCCTGTCCCCCGCCACCGGCGCGCTGGTCCGCTACGCGTGCGACGGCTGGTGGACCGTGGGGACGCTCGGCGCCGGCGAGGATCGCGAGGTGACGGCCGCCCTGCGCCAGCGCCTGCATGCCATGATCGACGACGAGGTCGGTCCATGA
- a CDS encoding DUF6510 family protein — protein MSQVSHRLDGNVAAGPLATLFAFDITTTRCTCATCGAAALFAEYHAYTDAPGTVVRCPRCEGVLVRLAETPGHLCVDLRGARLVDVADSDGAT, from the coding sequence ATGAGTCAGGTCTCACACCGGCTCGACGGCAACGTCGCCGCCGGACCCTTGGCCACGCTGTTCGCGTTCGACATCACGACCACACGGTGCACGTGCGCCACCTGCGGCGCGGCAGCACTGTTCGCCGAGTATCACGCCTACACGGATGCCCCAGGCACGGTCGTGCGCTGCCCGAGGTGTGAAGGAGTGCTCGTGCGCCTCGCCGAGACCCCCGGGCACCTGTGTGTCGACCTGCGCGGCGCACGCCTGGTCGACGTGGCCGATTCGGATGGCGCGACGTGA